The Altererythrobacter sp. H2 genomic sequence AGCTTGCGGACGCAAGCAGAGCCGCAGGCGCTTGTCCTGCCCGGCACCGCCGCAGGCAGCGGGCCGGTCCGGGAGATGCGCAGCTTCATGCAGCGGGGCCGCGCAATCAGCCTGGTGAACCGGATGGACGGCACCGTGCAGCGTTATGACCTGGCGACCGGGCAGCCGATTGCCCCCATCGGCGCCACCGAAGCGCGCGCCATCGTGGCCGAGGGCGTGATCGGCGGTGACACGGTAGCCCGCGTCACCCTGTACGAGGCCGACCAGGTTCCGTTCGATTTTCGCCGGCCCATGGCGGTGTGGCAAGTCGCGCTCGACAATGGCACCCACGTCTATGTCGGGCGGGATACCGGCGAAATCGAGGCTGTACGCACCCGTTGGTGGCGGGTGTTCGACCTGATGTGGGGGCTCCATATCATGGATCTGGAAGCCCGCGAGGATAC encodes the following:
- a CDS encoding PepSY domain-containing protein: MASVARHLRLMRQFARWHIWLGWLVGVPILMWTLTGLFMVARPIDDVRGTSLRTQAEPQALVLPGTAAGSGPVREMRSFMQRGRAISLVNRMDGTVQRYDLATGQPIAPIGATEARAIVAEGVIGGDTVARVTLYEADQVPFDFRRPMAVWQVALDNGTHVYVGRDTGEIEAVRTRWWRVFDLMWGLHIMDLEAREDTSHPVLILFAALAAFGALLGCILMFRRRRARVAT